One region of Juglans regia cultivar Chandler chromosome 4, Walnut 2.0, whole genome shotgun sequence genomic DNA includes:
- the LOC109001459 gene encoding probable LRR receptor-like serine/threonine-protein kinase At1g07650 — protein sequence MVIQAHRPKISFNLKPLMILLLCMGVTVTMNVKAQRRLPDDEVEALKEIATELRMKDWTFHEGPYCSSNGTITLTLGRPTTYHNYIKCNCAYPGGVSVCHVVGLHLEGQDLSGVLPTSLVKLPHTTMIDLTRNYLTGTIPSEWTSLKLEILSTSVNKLSGRIPSYLGKITTLKHLSIENNWFSGTVPPEIGKLVNLEKLILNANFLTGELPVDLTYLTNLTELRISSNNFTGRIPDFFNSWKKLQKLEIQASGLTGPIPQSISVLSNLTELRISDLIGEGSIFPNLTSMKNMNRLMLRSCNLSGQIPGYISKEMPNLQTLDLSFNRLEGNVPEFDDRAKLQHLFLTSNLLNGTVPDWIKRRDYHDDLDLSYNNFLESSMPPSCRDTLNLFESFSGQDSSVGECPKNLPCSKDWNSVHINCGGNEVSNGNIKYEADLDASGAARFYRAGENWGFSSTGNFWDVNASSIAYIANNASILGMNSPDLYTRARLSPLSLTYYARCLANGKYTVTLHFAEIIIRGNKSFCSLGRRIFDVYIQGKLELKDFDIEDTAGGVDKALVKKVKAVVSNKVLHIRFHWAGKGTTNAPTRGTYGPLISAISIENDNPPDNGKIITIFIVTGALVSAILLILGFLWWKGCIGNRISREKDLRGLDLQTGFFTYRQIKAATNNFDASNMIGEGGFGSVYKGILLDGTIIAVKKLSSKSSQGNREFVNEIGMISTLQHPNVVRLYGGCAEGNQLFLVYEYMENNSLARPLFGPERYQLKLDWPTRQKICVGIARGLAFLHEESTLRIVHRDIKTTNVLLDSKLNPKISDFGLAKLDEEEKTHISTRVAGTIGYMAPEYALWGILTYKADVYSFGVVALEIVVGKSNMKFQPNESYVCLLDWALVLQQKGNLVELVDPKLGSEFKMEEAIRMIKVALLCTNPSPALRPTMSAVVSMLEGQTTVDDVIMDPSLYGDEYKFRALREQLVQGQQESMGSIGVESRIRSSNATLTETSSTSTQNLYDPRGSGYDDVELVDSSLIALDYLQKTD from the exons ATGGTTATACAAGCTCACAGACCAAAGATCAGCTTCAATCTTAAACCTCTCATGATATTGCTTCTTTGCATGGGAGTAACCGTAACCATGAATGTCAAGGCACAAAGACGTCTTCCTGATGATGAAG TTGAAGCCCTTAAAGAAATAGCCACAGAGCTGAGGATGAAGGACTGGACTTTCCATGAAGGCCCATATTGCAGCAGCAACGGCACAATTACACTGACGTTGGGGCGGCCAACAACTTACCACAATTATATAAAATGCAATTGTGCATACCCTGGTGGTGTATCAGTATGTCACGTGGTTGGCCT ACATCTAGAAGGGCAGGATCTTTCTGGTGTGCTTCCAACATCCCTTGTGAAGCTGCCTCACACAACGATGAT TGATTTGACTCGAAACTATCTGACTGGTACAATTCCATCCGAATGGACTTCTCTAAAGTTGGAAATTCT GTCCACTTCTGTAAACAAGTTATCGGGAAGAATTCCAAGCTACCTGGGAAAAATTACCACTCTTAAACATTT GAGCATAGAGAACAATTGGTTTTCTGGAACTGTTCCCCCTGAGATTGGGAAGTTGGTGAACTTGGAGAAACT TATCCTCAACGCTAACTTCCTCACTGGAGAGTTGCCAGTCGATCTCACTTATCTCACAAACTTAACTGAACT TAGGATTAGCAGTAACAACTTCACTGGAAGAATACCTGATTTTTTCAATAGTTGGAAAAAGCTTCAGaaatt AGAGATCCAAGCTAGCGGTCTCACGGGGCCCATTCCTCAAAGCATTTCTGTCTTGAGTAATTTAACTGAGCT AAGAATTAGTGACTTAATTGGTGAGGGTTCAATATTTCCGAACTTAACTAGCATGAAAAACATGAATAGATT GATGTTAAGGAGCTGCAATCTCTCGGGACAAATTCCGGGATACATATCAAAAGAAATGCCAAATCTCCAAACTTT AGATCTGAGCTTCAATAGATTGGAAGGAAATGTTCCAGAGTTTGATGATAGAGCAAAGTTGCAGCACCT GTTTCTGACAAGCAACTTGCTCAACGGGACAGTTCCGGACTGGATCAAACGAAGAGATTATCACGA TGATCTAGATCTTTCTTACAATAACTTCTTAGAGAGTTCTATGCCACCATCTTGTCGAGACACACT AAATTTATTTGAAAGCTTCTCTGGACAGGACTC ATCAGTTGGCGAGTGCCCGAAGAACCTTCCTTGTTCAAAAg ACTGGAATTCAGTGCATATAAATTGCGGTGGAAACGAAGTCAGTAATGGAAACATTAAATACGAAGCAGATCTAGATGCATCAGGTGCGGCAAGATTTTATCGCGCCGGAGAGAATTGGGGATTCAGTTCCACTGGAAATTTCTGGGATGTTAATGCCAGCTCGATTGCATACATAGCAAATAATGCGTCAATACTCGGAATGAACAGCCCTGACTTGTACACAAGGGCACGACTctctcctctttctctcacGTATTATGCGCGTTGCTTGGCAAATGGAAAATATACCGTCACGCTACACTTTGCAGAGATAATAATAAGAGGAAACAAATCATTTTGCAGTCTTGGAAGACGGATATTTGATGTTTATATCCAG GGAAAACTGGAGTTGAAGGATTTTGATATTGAAGATACTGCAGGAGGGGTTGACAAAGCTTtagttaagaaagttaaagcaGTTGTGAGTAACAAAGTCTTACATATCCGCTTTCATTGGGCTGGCAAAGGGACAACAAATGCCCCAACAAGAGGAACATATGGTCCTCTCATATCGGCTATCTCTATAGAAAATG ATAATCCCCCTGATAATGGCAAAATTATCACAATATTCATTGTGACTGGAGCTTTAGTATCGGCGATATTACTCATTTTAGGCTTTCTTTGGTGGAAAGGCTGCATAGGAAACAGGATTTCAAGGGAAAAAG ATTTGAGAGGATTAGATTTGCAAACAGGTTTTTTCACTTATAGGCAAATCAAAGCTGCCACCAACAACTTTGATGCTTCAAACATGATTGGGGAAGGTGGTTTTGGATCTGTATACAAG GGTATACTATTAGATGGTACTATAATTGCAGTTAAGAAACTTTcttcaaaatcaagtcaaggaaaTCGTGAgtttgtgaatgaaataggcatgatATCTACTTTACAGCACCCGAATGTTGTTAGATTGTATGGAGGTTGTGCTGAAGGAAATCAACTCTTCTTGGTATATGAATACATGGAAAATAATAGCCTGGCTCGTCCTTTGTTTG GTCCAGAGAGATACCAATTAAAATTGGACTGGCCTACACGGCAAAAAATATGCGTCGGCATTGCAAGAGGCTTGGCTTTCTTGCATGAGGAATCAACACTGAGAATTGTTCACAGAGACATTAAAACTACAAACGTGCTATTGGATTCGAAGCTTAACCCAAAGATTTCTGACTTTGGTTTGGCAAAGCTCGATGAAGAGGAAAAAACCCATATCAGCACCCGAGTTGCTGGAACCAT AGGATACATGGCACCAGAATATGCATTATGGGgtattttaacatataaagCAGATGTCTACAGTTTTGGGGTTGTCGCATTGGAAATTGTTGTTGGGAAGAGCAACATGAAATTTCAACCAAATGAAAGTTATGTATGTCTTCTTGATTGG GCTCTTGTTCTACAACAAAAGGGTAATCTAGTAGAGCTGGTGGATCCAAAGTTAGGCTCTGAGTTTAAAATGGAGGAAGCAATTAGAATGATCAAAGTAGCTTTACTATGTACAAATCCATCTCCAGCTCTTAGACCCACAATGTCTGCAGTAGTAAGCATGCTCGAAGGCCAAACAACTGTTGATGACGTTATTATGGATCCAAGCTTATATGGAGATGAATACAAGTTTAGAGCTTTAAGAGAGCAGCTCGTTCAAGGCCAACAAGAATCGATGGGTTCAATTGGAGTTGAGAGTCGTATTCGTTCATCAAATGCAACATTGACCGAAACTTCTTCTACATCAACCCAGAATCTTTATGATCCAA GGGGATCCGGGTATGACGATGTTGAGTTGGTAGACTCTTCATTGATAGCATTGGACTACCTCCAGAAAACAGATTAG